A single region of the Microlunatus panaciterrae genome encodes:
- a CDS encoding phosphoribosyltransferase family protein, which translates to MLDDPDADRPGLADRWLSAAADLLLGACCPGCGGPGRGVCPSCRRQVTGHRPACTQPDPCPAGFPWTVAAGPYDPLMRRLISAHKERQVLALTGVLGDRLALAIAQLLVDRWPLDPWTGLHPGRLMLVPMPSARAAVRARGFDATGALSRRAVSRLRAAGVQEVQVGALLRPGRAVHDQAGLTAAARQLNLQGALVASRPRGPNTRAALVIVDDVVTTGASLSEARRALRAAGLEVLGAAVVAATRRRRPSTGRAHMTNP; encoded by the coding sequence ACCGCTGGCTCAGCGCCGCCGCCGACCTCCTGCTGGGCGCCTGCTGCCCCGGCTGCGGCGGGCCCGGTCGGGGAGTGTGCCCGAGCTGCCGACGGCAGGTCACCGGTCACCGTCCCGCCTGCACCCAGCCGGACCCGTGCCCGGCCGGCTTTCCGTGGACGGTGGCCGCCGGGCCGTACGACCCGCTGATGCGGAGGCTCATCTCGGCCCACAAGGAGCGGCAGGTGCTGGCCCTGACCGGGGTGCTCGGCGACCGGCTTGCGCTCGCCATCGCCCAGCTGCTGGTGGATCGGTGGCCGCTCGACCCGTGGACGGGGCTGCACCCCGGGCGGTTGATGCTGGTGCCGATGCCGTCGGCGCGGGCGGCGGTCCGGGCCCGGGGCTTCGATGCCACCGGTGCGCTCAGCCGTCGGGCCGTCAGCCGGCTGCGGGCAGCCGGTGTCCAGGAGGTGCAGGTCGGCGCGCTGCTCCGCCCCGGACGCGCCGTGCACGACCAGGCGGGTCTCACTGCCGCGGCCCGGCAGCTGAACCTGCAGGGCGCTCTGGTGGCCAGCAGACCGCGCGGCCCGAACACTCGAGCCGCACTGGTGATCGTGGACGACGTGGTGACGACGGGTGCCAGCCTGTCCGAGGCGCGGCGGGCCCTGAGGGCCGCCGGGCTGGAGGTCCTGGGTGCCGCGGTGGTGGCTGCGACGAGGCGGAGGCGTCCATCAACGGGACGTGCTCATATGACCAATCCTTGA
- a CDS encoding aldo/keto reductase — translation MTEFRMNAFGRLVAGCAALGGLYEECTPENAQQTLAAAWEQGIRAFDTAPHYGRGLSEERVGKFLSQQPRDQFALSTKVGRLLVDDPDAPADDDVFFGTPRRRRVLDYTGDGVRRSIEQSLERMGLDRIDLVLVHDPEDHLDTAIGSAAPALRQLRDEGVIGGFGVGTNYAETAERFATETDVDHVLIAGRHSLLDRRAERVLALCGERGVHVLVAAVLNSGILANPDATARFNYMQAPDELISTAQQMAEACARYGVPLRAAAFQFPFRNPSVDAVVIGSSTPEMIIDTVQQFKIEISEELWRELEWLVPAQETLPTTGK, via the coding sequence ATGACAGAGTTCAGGATGAACGCCTTCGGTCGGCTGGTGGCCGGCTGTGCGGCTCTGGGTGGGCTGTACGAGGAGTGCACCCCGGAGAACGCCCAGCAGACCCTGGCAGCGGCCTGGGAACAGGGCATTCGGGCCTTCGACACCGCACCGCACTACGGTCGTGGACTGTCCGAGGAGCGGGTGGGGAAGTTCCTCTCCCAGCAGCCCAGGGACCAGTTCGCACTCTCCACGAAGGTGGGCCGGCTGCTCGTCGACGACCCGGACGCCCCGGCCGACGACGACGTGTTCTTCGGTACCCCGCGGCGACGCCGGGTGCTGGACTACACCGGCGACGGCGTCCGCCGCTCGATCGAGCAGTCGCTCGAGCGGATGGGTCTGGACCGCATCGACCTGGTGCTGGTCCACGACCCGGAAGATCATCTGGACACCGCGATCGGCTCGGCCGCACCGGCGCTGCGCCAGCTCCGTGACGAGGGGGTGATCGGTGGCTTCGGGGTCGGCACCAACTACGCCGAGACCGCCGAGCGGTTCGCCACCGAGACCGATGTCGATCATGTCCTGATCGCCGGTCGGCATTCGTTGCTGGACCGCCGGGCCGAGCGGGTGCTCGCGCTCTGCGGCGAGCGCGGTGTCCACGTCCTGGTGGCAGCCGTGCTGAACTCCGGCATTCTCGCCAACCCCGATGCCACCGCACGCTTCAACTACATGCAGGCCCCGGACGAGCTGATCAGCACGGCCCAGCAGATGGCAGAAGCGTGTGCGCGCTACGGAGTGCCGCTGCGCGCAGCCGCCTTCCAGTTCCCGTTCCGCAACCCCTCAGTGGACGCTGTCGTGATCGGCTCGAGCACTCCTGAGATGATCATCGACACAGTCCAGCAGTTCAAGATCGAGATCAGCGAAGAGCTCTGGCGCGAGCTGGAGTGGCTGGTGCCGGCGCAGGAGACGTTGCCCACAACAGGCAAGTGA
- the hpf gene encoding ribosome hibernation-promoting factor, HPF/YfiA family, whose protein sequence is MDVVVKARHCHVSDQFRSYVEEKITRLEKLNDRAIRVEVEVSAEKNKRQHDQASRVEITLLGKGPVVRAEAAAEEKGAAFETALDRLMAQLRKAADRKKIHRGSRTPQSLSEATAELPAEEAATEEPDAGDIHTVAGMEVQGDGPLVVREKVHAATPMTLDQALHEMELVGHDFYLFVDAEHLSPSVVYRRRAYDYGVIRLDNQQAMADASAG, encoded by the coding sequence ATGGATGTTGTCGTCAAGGCCCGCCACTGCCACGTGTCGGACCAGTTCCGTTCCTACGTCGAGGAGAAGATCACCCGACTGGAGAAGCTGAACGACCGTGCCATTCGGGTAGAGGTCGAGGTATCGGCGGAGAAGAACAAGCGACAACACGACCAGGCCAGCCGGGTGGAGATCACCCTGCTGGGGAAGGGCCCGGTGGTTCGGGCCGAGGCAGCTGCGGAGGAGAAGGGTGCCGCCTTCGAGACGGCCCTCGACCGGCTGATGGCTCAGCTGCGCAAGGCGGCCGACCGGAAGAAGATCCATCGTGGCTCCAGGACCCCTCAGTCGCTCTCCGAGGCGACGGCCGAGCTGCCCGCCGAGGAGGCGGCGACCGAGGAACCGGACGCGGGCGACATCCACACCGTCGCCGGCATGGAGGTCCAGGGCGACGGCCCACTGGTGGTCCGCGAGAAGGTGCATGCGGCCACACCGATGACCCTGGACCAGGCGCTGCACGAGATGGAGCTGGTGGGACACGACTTCTACCTGTTCGTCGACGCCGAGCACCTGTCACCGAGCGTGGTCTACCGGCGCCGCGCCTACGACTACGGGGTGATCCGACTGGACAACCAGCAGGCGATGGCGGACGCCTCCGCCGGCTAG
- a CDS encoding fumarylacetoacetate hydrolase family protein: MQLQRRGPVGSEVPVVVEQERTFDLRGLTADIDGAFLAADGIGRVRAALAAGELPEIDLTDQRIGAPIAKPTAVVCIGQNYAAHAAESGDAPPENPIIFFKHPNTVVGPDDDVRLPPESVKADWEVELAVVIGKTARYLPDKQAAADCIAGYTVSNDVSERYYQAGVSGGQWSKGKCCETFNPLGPSLVPADEVDVQNLSLGSWVNGEPRQDSNTSDMIFDVAQLVYELSQFLVLDPGDVINTGTPQGVALSGRFPFLKVGDEMRIAIEGLGEQRQRVVAAPDLPAGAGAAAIRR; the protein is encoded by the coding sequence ATGCAGCTGCAACGCCGAGGCCCGGTCGGATCGGAAGTCCCTGTCGTGGTTGAGCAGGAGCGGACCTTCGACCTGCGCGGCCTCACCGCCGACATCGATGGCGCCTTCCTGGCGGCCGACGGCATCGGCCGGGTGCGCGCCGCGCTCGCCGCCGGCGAGCTGCCGGAGATCGACCTCACCGATCAGCGGATCGGAGCACCGATCGCGAAGCCCACGGCGGTGGTCTGCATCGGTCAGAACTACGCGGCCCACGCTGCCGAGAGCGGTGACGCCCCGCCGGAGAACCCGATCATCTTCTTCAAGCACCCCAACACCGTCGTCGGCCCAGACGACGACGTGAGGCTGCCGCCGGAGAGTGTCAAGGCCGACTGGGAGGTGGAGCTGGCTGTGGTGATCGGAAAGACGGCCCGCTACCTGCCGGACAAGCAGGCTGCCGCCGACTGCATCGCCGGCTACACGGTCAGCAACGACGTGTCTGAGCGGTACTACCAGGCCGGCGTGTCCGGCGGTCAGTGGTCGAAGGGCAAGTGCTGCGAGACGTTCAACCCGCTCGGCCCGTCGCTCGTGCCGGCAGACGAGGTCGACGTGCAGAACCTGTCGCTCGGCTCGTGGGTCAACGGTGAGCCTCGGCAGGACTCCAACACGTCCGACATGATCTTCGACGTCGCTCAGCTGGTGTACGAGCTCAGCCAGTTCCTCGTCCTCGACCCCGGCGACGTGATCAACACCGGCACACCCCAGGGCGTTGCGCTGTCGGGCCGGTTCCCGTTCCTCAAGGTCGGGGATGAGATGCGGATCGCCATCGAGGGGCTGGGGGAGCAGCGTCAGCGCGTCGTGGCCGCACCCGACCTGCCCGCCGGTGCCGGAGCCGCCGCGATCCGGCGGTAG
- a CDS encoding SDR family NAD(P)-dependent oxidoreductase, giving the protein MGQTTDPRQPFVGLRAIVTGGASGIGLATAQLLAGQGARVAVFDLPGAVSDLPEPLVGFGVDVSDDDTVVAGVAGVVDAFGGIDVLVNNAGIGAQGTVADNDLDEWRRVFDINVLGIVRVTRAALPELRKSEHAAVVNTASVAATAGLPARALYSASKGAVQSLTLAMAADHIREGVRVNCVNPGTADTPWVSRLLDRADDPAAERAALNARQPHGRLVSADEVAGAIAYLASPLSGSTTAVALAVDGGMQNLRLRPLDA; this is encoded by the coding sequence ATGGGTCAGACCACCGATCCGCGCCAACCGTTCGTCGGCCTGCGGGCCATCGTGACCGGCGGTGCCAGTGGCATCGGGCTCGCCACTGCGCAGCTGCTGGCGGGTCAGGGTGCACGGGTGGCGGTGTTCGACCTGCCCGGAGCGGTGTCGGACCTGCCGGAGCCGCTGGTCGGCTTCGGCGTCGACGTCTCCGACGACGACACGGTGGTGGCCGGGGTCGCCGGCGTGGTGGACGCGTTCGGCGGCATCGACGTCCTGGTCAACAACGCCGGGATCGGCGCCCAGGGCACCGTCGCGGACAACGACCTCGACGAATGGCGGCGGGTGTTCGACATCAATGTGCTCGGCATCGTCCGGGTGACCCGGGCCGCGCTGCCCGAGCTGCGGAAGTCCGAGCACGCTGCCGTCGTCAACACCGCCTCCGTCGCCGCCACCGCAGGGTTGCCGGCCCGCGCGCTCTACTCTGCCTCCAAGGGTGCGGTGCAGTCGCTGACGCTGGCGATGGCCGCCGACCACATCAGAGAGGGTGTCCGGGTGAACTGTGTCAACCCCGGCACCGCCGACACCCCGTGGGTCAGCCGGCTGCTGGACCGGGCCGACGACCCTGCGGCGGAGCGGGCGGCACTGAACGCGCGCCAGCCCCACGGGCGGCTGGTCAGCGCCGACGAGGTGGCCGGGGCGATCGCCTACCTGGCCTCGCCGCTGTCCGGGTCGACCACTGCGGTGGCGCTGGCCGTCGACGGCGGCATGCAGAACCTGCGGCTGCGGCCGCTGGACGCCTGA